From a region of the Argiope bruennichi chromosome 8, qqArgBrue1.1, whole genome shotgun sequence genome:
- the LOC129980973 gene encoding phosphatidylinositol 3,4,5-trisphosphate 3-phosphatase and dual-specificity protein phosphatase PTEN-like, with the protein MMASRIKGLVSKKKRRYKEDGFDLDLTYICNNIIAMGYPAEKVEGLYRNHIDDVKRFLDSKHDQHYKIYNLCTERNYDTSKFHQRVAQYPFDDHNPPSLELIKPFCDDVDSWLSKDENNVAVIHCKAGKGRTGVMICAYLLHKGIHATAEEALKYYGNARTHNQKGVTIPSQRRYVDYYAELVRNNLVYKPVTLILRSIVIEPVPTFNGGTCSPYFVVYQLKTKLYTSPVLEVKRNKKFLSFEFTETVPVCGDIKIEFRNRPKFGKTEKMFLFWFNTFFVRPVSESLQNTQSNGCTATSVSSYINLNSYPVRKEKDNITSYHFPSSPHAEKNRSLQPEDYGKCPVLILYKNDLDKATKDKTHKLFSRDFKVTVEFTSVNDSPNISLDSEYKGSVQGHSDTASSHGETSSDNEMLESETDSDDEDWEGCEATHV; encoded by the exons ATGATGGCTTCAAGAATCAAAGGTCTAGTCAGCAAAAAGAAGCGAAGATATAAAGAAGATGGTTTTGATCTAGACCTTACCT ATATTTGCAATAATATCATTGCCATGGGATATCCAGCAGAAAAAGTAGAAGGGTTGTATAGAAATCATATTGATGATGTTAAAAg atttttagaTTCAAAGCATGATCaacattacaaaatttacaattt ATGTACAGAACGAAATTATGACACAAGTAAATTTCACCAAAGAGTTGCGCAATATCCTTTTGACGATCATAATCCTCCGAGTTTAGAACTCATCAAGCCTTTCTGTGATGATGTTGATAGCTGGCtgtcaaaagatgaaaataatgttGCAGTTATACACTGTAAAGCAGGAAAg GGAAGAACTGGCGTAATGATCTGTGCATATCTTCTTCATAAAGGAATACATGCAACAGCTGAAGAGGCATTAAAATATTATGGGAATGCTAGAACCCACAATCAGAAG GGTGTAACAATTCCTAGCCAGCGGAGATATGTTGATTATTATGCTGAACTAGTCAGGAATAATCTTGTATACAAACCTGTGACTCTTATTTTGAGATCTATTGTTATTGAACCTGTACCTACATTTAATGGAGGAACTTGCa GTCCTTACTTTGTTGTTTATCAGTTAAAAACCAAATTATACACATCACCTGTTCTAGAAGTAAAGCGTAATAAGAAGTTCCTATCCTTTGAATTTACTGAAACAGTGCCAGTTTGTGGAGATATCAAGATTGAATTTCGCAATAGACCAAAATTTGGGAAAACG GAAAAGATGTTCCTTTTCTGGTTTAATACATTTTTCGTCCGACCTGTTAGTGAGAGTTTACAAAATACCCAAAGTAATGGATGCACCGCTACCTCTGTAtcttcatatattaatttaaatagctatccTGTGaggaaagaaaaagataatattaccTCATATCATTTTCCTTCATCACCACATGCAGAGAAGAACAGAAG TTTGCAACCTGAAGATTATGGAAAATGTCCTGTGTTAATACTGTATAAAAATGACTTAGACAAGGCTACAAAAGACAAAACACATAAACTTTTTAGCAGAGATTTCAag gtCACAGTAGAATTTACTAGTGTGAATGATTCTCCCAACATTTCACTTGATTCTGAATACAAGGGATCTGTTCAAGGACATAGTGATACTGCAAGTAGTCATGGTGAGACAAGTAGTGACAATGAAATGCTAGAAAGTGAAACGGATTCAGACGATGAGGATTGGGAAGGCTGTGAAGCGACTCATGTTTGA